CAGAGTTGATTTACCGACGTTTGGCAGACCAACGATGCCACATTTAAAACCCATGATAGTAACCTTATTCAGCTTTGAACGTGTGTAAACGGTTTTGTGCCTTTGATAAGCCATCCTTTAACAGAATGTCTAAGCAGCGAACAGATTCGTCGGCTGCTGCATCAAGAAGCTCTTGCTCTTTTGCCGGCGCTTTGCCTAACACAAAACCGGCGACTTTATCTTTGTGTCCCGGATGGCCGATACCAATCCGTAGACGATAGAAATCTTTGCAATTACCAAGTTTGCTTATGGTGTCACGCAGTCCGTTGTGGCCTCCATGCCCACCGCCTTTCTTAAACTTAGCGACGCCTGGGGGTAAGTCCAACTCATCATGAGCGACCATGATTTCCTCAGGCTTGATTTGATAGAACTTTGCCATCGCAGCAATCGCTTTACCTGAAAGGTTCATAAAGGTCGTTGG
The sequence above is drawn from the Vibrio sinaloensis genome and encodes:
- the pth gene encoding aminoacyl-tRNA hydrolase; protein product: MSQPIKLLVGLANPGPEYAKTRHNAGAWVVEELARIHNVTLKNEAKFFGLTGRIVVNGQDLRLLIPTTFMNLSGKAIAAMAKFYQIKPEEIMVAHDELDLPPGVAKFKKGGGHGGHNGLRDTISKLGNCKDFYRLRIGIGHPGHKDKVAGFVLGKAPAKEQELLDAAADESVRCLDILLKDGLSKAQNRLHTFKAE